One segment of Rhodohalobacter mucosus DNA contains the following:
- a CDS encoding 6-bladed beta-propeller: MSRFYPLFLICLFACQPDDSETVQFEEVNFAEVTTLLSAESHDQIGQPANLHYSNSGLILYDYSAQSVFLFDDNGEETLRFGSEGDGPGEFRYIAGLWKKNDQYIAYDRNSGKLIHYNTDGLFVKETPLDLEAMPLSMSLLTENEIYVPANGFEGSLIRRITLQNNSTVLLGESLMGDDYDFDFDRSQQEILSGKIPPTMINRLILSSNESGLFSFQQATAVLQKYSHSQELLWEVNLSDIPATEGIFDRFIEINQSFADRGMRNMYMIQHASDITAADSGVFLLMNTIPERASTVVWVSNQGDRVVSAYLPETDNFNPDLIAVSHDGADIYLGSRMDGVVVKMSWPI, translated from the coding sequence ATGAGTCGCTTTTATCCTCTTTTTCTGATTTGTCTATTTGCCTGTCAACCTGACGATTCAGAAACAGTTCAGTTTGAAGAGGTCAATTTTGCTGAAGTTACGACGCTGCTATCAGCTGAAAGCCACGACCAAATTGGTCAGCCGGCAAACCTGCATTATTCCAACTCAGGATTAATTCTGTATGATTATTCAGCCCAATCCGTTTTTCTTTTTGATGATAACGGTGAAGAAACTCTGCGATTTGGCAGTGAGGGAGACGGACCCGGCGAGTTCAGATATATTGCGGGTTTATGGAAAAAAAACGATCAATACATTGCATATGATCGGAACAGTGGAAAATTAATCCATTACAACACGGACGGCTTGTTTGTTAAAGAGACACCTTTGGATTTGGAGGCGATGCCGCTGTCTATGTCATTGCTTACGGAGAACGAAATTTATGTGCCCGCTAACGGTTTTGAGGGGTCATTAATCAGAAGAATTACCCTCCAGAATAATTCAACTGTGTTATTGGGGGAATCGCTTATGGGTGATGACTACGATTTTGATTTTGACAGAAGCCAGCAGGAAATTCTCTCCGGTAAAATCCCTCCAACCATGATCAATCGCCTCATTTTGAGCAGCAATGAAAGCGGTTTATTTTCTTTTCAGCAAGCTACGGCTGTATTACAAAAATATTCACACTCTCAAGAGTTATTATGGGAAGTTAACTTGTCTGATATCCCTGCAACTGAAGGTATCTTTGATAGATTTATCGAAATAAATCAATCATTTGCAGATCGGGGCATGCGAAATATGTATATGATTCAACACGCTTCAGACATTACCGCAGCTGATTCAGGAGTATTCCTGCTTATGAACACCATTCCGGAACGCGCCTCCACGGTGGTTTGGGTTTCCAATCAGGGTGATAGAGTCGTGTCTGCATATCTTCCCGAAACAGATAATTTCAATCCGGATCTTATTGCCGTTTCTCATGACGGAGCCGACATTTATCTGGGCAGCCGAATGGATGGCGTTGTAGTTAAAATGTCCTGGCCAATCTAA
- the xseB gene encoding exodeoxyribonuclease VII small subunit, translating to MAKKERLGFEEALKRLEAVVEKLNNEDISLEESVALYEEGIQLSKICTETLENAALKIEQIDQINSNDPKQA from the coding sequence ATGGCAAAGAAGGAACGACTTGGTTTCGAAGAGGCTTTAAAACGATTGGAAGCTGTTGTCGAGAAACTGAACAATGAAGACATTTCTCTGGAAGAGTCTGTTGCTCTGTACGAAGAGGGAATACAGCTCTCAAAAATATGCACGGAAACACTTGAGAATGCTGCTCTGAAGATTGAACAGATCGATCAGATCAACAGTAATGATCCAAAACAAGCCTGA
- the queA gene encoding tRNA preQ1(34) S-adenosylmethionine ribosyltransferase-isomerase QueA translates to MQFTLSDFDYHLPEELIAQKPAEPRDHSRLLVYNRSTEKITDDHFYNIGDHLPQETSLVVNNSRVEKCRLLFNKGRIEIFVIKAVDDRVVEAMVRPGKKFKKGKTVELPGGITASTIDIAEDGIRTLKLSHSIDHPLLEPYRHTPFPPYIERDESLAERYQTVYAKDEGSKAAPTAGLHFTPALLKTLSDRGIEKKEVTLHVGLGTFAPVKSEKIEEHIMHSEWYQVTAEQAEALNRSKSITAVGTTCVRVLESAPKKNGMFIASSGETDIFITPGYTFTSVDHLITNFHLPKSTLLMLIAAFTGFDEMQKIYEHAIREKYRFYSFGDAMLLL, encoded by the coding sequence GTGCAGTTCACTCTATCTGACTTTGACTATCATCTCCCTGAAGAGCTCATAGCGCAAAAGCCTGCGGAACCCCGCGATCATTCCAGGCTTCTTGTATACAATCGCTCAACCGAAAAAATCACAGACGACCACTTCTATAACATTGGGGATCACCTGCCCCAAGAGACATCCCTGGTAGTAAATAACAGTCGGGTTGAGAAATGCAGGCTGCTCTTCAACAAAGGCAGAATTGAAATTTTTGTTATTAAAGCGGTGGACGACCGGGTGGTAGAGGCGATGGTACGTCCCGGGAAAAAGTTTAAAAAGGGGAAGACGGTTGAGCTGCCCGGCGGCATCACGGCTTCAACCATCGACATCGCGGAAGACGGGATCCGAACCCTGAAGCTGAGTCATTCGATCGATCATCCATTGCTCGAACCCTACCGGCACACACCGTTCCCTCCGTATATTGAACGGGATGAATCGCTGGCAGAACGCTATCAGACGGTGTATGCAAAAGATGAAGGGAGCAAGGCAGCCCCCACTGCGGGCCTCCATTTTACTCCGGCCCTGTTGAAAACGCTGAGCGACCGGGGTATTGAAAAGAAAGAAGTGACGCTGCATGTTGGCCTGGGCACATTTGCGCCGGTGAAGAGTGAAAAAATCGAGGAACACATCATGCACAGCGAATGGTATCAGGTTACCGCTGAGCAGGCAGAAGCGCTGAACCGGTCGAAAAGCATCACAGCGGTGGGTACCACCTGCGTACGGGTTCTGGAATCAGCGCCCAAAAAGAACGGCATGTTCATCGCTTCATCTGGAGAAACCGACATTTTCATTACACCCGGTTACACGTTTACATCTGTTGATCATCTCATTACCAATTTTCACCTTCCGAAAAGTACGCTGCTGATGCTGATTGCGGCATTTACAGGTTTCGATGAGATGCAAAAGATTTATGAGCACGCCATACGAGAGAAGTACCGTTTTTATTCATTCGGCGATGCGATGTTATTGCTGTAA
- the dxs gene encoding 1-deoxy-D-xylulose-5-phosphate synthase — protein sequence MKDYKPKPGTLLEHIRTPDDLKKLEPEQLQEVCDQLREFIIDTVSVYGGHFGASLGVVELTVAMHYVYNTPGDRIVWDVGHQAYGHKILTGRREDFHTNRKYKGISGFPKRSESEYDTFGVGHSSTSISAGLGMAIARDLDQSDRKIVSVIGDGAMTGGMAFEALNNAGALKSDMLVVLNDNNMSIDPNVGALKEYLAEITTSKTFNKMRDEIYDLLGHLKGAGEKMRKVASKLERTAVAAITPGALFQALGFKYYGPVDGHNVDALRRHLEDLRTVSGPKLLHIVTVKGKGFAPAEREQTKWHAQSSPFDKITGKSLAKATTGKTPPPKYQDVFGEALVELAAKNEQIVSMTPAMPSGSSLWPMMNTFPDRAFDVGIAEQHAVTFAAGLATEGKKPFAALYSTFLQRAYDQVIHDVAIQKLPVVFCIDRAGLVGADGPTHHGLYDVAYLRAVPNMIVSSPMDEQELRDMMYTASEYDEAAWAIRYPRGRSTGMDLRDGFEKTDIGKGRIIREGDKVAVLSFGPIGNYVTEATEALMDDGIDIGHFDMRYAKPLDTEMIDYVLEHYEHIITLEDGTCLGGFGSAVAEYVAGKGVAVPVKIMGVPDAIIEHGTQRELHDEVGIGPAGIVENVKKSLGILV from the coding sequence ATGAAAGATTATAAACCGAAACCCGGAACACTTCTTGAACATATACGGACACCGGACGATCTGAAAAAATTGGAGCCTGAACAGCTCCAGGAAGTATGTGATCAGCTCAGAGAGTTTATCATCGATACAGTATCGGTTTACGGCGGACATTTTGGCGCCAGCCTGGGTGTTGTAGAGCTTACAGTTGCAATGCATTATGTCTACAATACACCCGGAGACCGGATTGTCTGGGATGTGGGGCATCAGGCGTATGGACACAAGATTCTTACGGGCCGAAGAGAGGATTTTCACACCAATCGAAAGTACAAGGGGATTTCAGGATTTCCGAAACGCAGCGAAAGTGAATACGACACCTTCGGGGTAGGCCACTCCAGCACCTCCATCTCGGCCGGATTGGGTATGGCCATTGCAAGGGACCTGGATCAGTCGGATAGAAAAATAGTTTCCGTTATTGGCGACGGCGCCATGACGGGCGGTATGGCATTTGAAGCACTGAATAATGCGGGAGCTCTTAAGTCGGATATGCTGGTGGTTCTGAATGACAACAATATGTCGATTGACCCGAATGTGGGAGCCCTGAAGGAGTACCTGGCGGAAATCACCACCAGCAAAACCTTCAACAAGATGCGGGACGAAATTTACGACCTGCTCGGTCATTTGAAGGGCGCCGGTGAGAAAATGCGAAAAGTAGCCTCTAAACTTGAAAGAACTGCAGTTGCTGCCATTACACCCGGAGCCCTTTTTCAGGCACTTGGATTTAAATACTATGGCCCGGTGGACGGACATAATGTTGATGCGCTTCGACGCCACCTGGAGGATCTCAGAACCGTATCGGGTCCCAAACTATTGCACATTGTAACAGTAAAAGGAAAGGGATTTGCACCGGCTGAGCGTGAACAAACCAAATGGCACGCACAAAGCAGTCCGTTTGATAAGATTACAGGTAAATCACTCGCGAAAGCCACAACCGGAAAAACTCCTCCGCCCAAGTATCAGGACGTATTCGGAGAAGCGCTGGTGGAACTGGCAGCTAAAAATGAGCAGATTGTTTCGATGACGCCCGCAATGCCCAGCGGCTCCAGCCTCTGGCCCATGATGAATACGTTTCCCGACAGAGCATTTGATGTGGGTATTGCAGAGCAGCATGCGGTAACCTTTGCCGCAGGCCTCGCTACGGAGGGCAAAAAACCCTTTGCTGCACTCTATTCAACATTTTTGCAACGCGCTTATGACCAGGTCATTCACGATGTGGCCATACAGAAATTGCCGGTAGTGTTCTGTATTGACCGGGCCGGACTTGTGGGAGCGGATGGCCCCACTCATCATGGGCTCTATGACGTGGCGTATTTGAGGGCTGTTCCCAATATGATTGTATCGTCCCCCATGGACGAACAGGAGCTTCGCGATATGATGTACACAGCTTCAGAATACGACGAAGCGGCCTGGGCAATCCGGTACCCGAGGGGTAGATCAACCGGTATGGACCTGCGCGACGGATTTGAGAAAACGGACATTGGCAAAGGACGTATCATCAGGGAGGGCGATAAAGTTGCTGTTTTGAGTTTTGGACCGATAGGCAATTACGTTACTGAAGCCACAGAGGCTTTGATGGATGACGGTATTGATATCGGGCACTTTGATATGCGCTACGCTAAACCACTGGATACGGAGATGATCGATTATGTTCTGGAACACTATGAACATATCATTACACTGGAAGACGGTACCTGTTTGGGCGGGTTCGGCTCGGCCGTGGCTGAGTATGTAGCCGGGAAAGGAGTCGCTGTTCCTGTTAAGATTATGGGCGTACCCGATGCGATTATAGAGCACGGAACGCAGCGTGAGCTTCATGATGAAGTAGGTATTGGTCCTGCCGGAATCGTGGAAAATGTTAAGAAGTCGCTGGGAATATTAGTATAA
- a CDS encoding MarR family winged helix-turn-helix transcriptional regulator, producing the protein MGTHYSGSKSEIHTLNAFIKLMRASESINTRLNRHLSDADLTLSQFGTLEALFHLGPLNQRAIGEKILKSGGNITMVVDNLEKSGFVVRKKDPTDRRAVLIHLTKKGEEFISDFFPKHLEKIKEEFSVLSDGEKKTLAELCKKLGVRDKEQNDE; encoded by the coding sequence ATGGGAACTCATTATTCCGGTTCGAAGTCGGAAATTCATACACTGAACGCTTTCATAAAACTTATGAGGGCCAGTGAATCAATCAATACACGACTGAACAGGCACCTTTCAGATGCCGATCTGACCCTTAGCCAGTTCGGTACGCTGGAGGCTCTCTTCCATCTGGGGCCTCTTAACCAGAGAGCCATTGGTGAAAAGATCCTGAAAAGCGGCGGGAACATAACGATGGTGGTGGATAATCTCGAAAAAAGCGGATTTGTTGTAAGAAAAAAAGACCCAACCGACCGCAGGGCTGTATTGATACACTTGACAAAAAAGGGAGAAGAATTTATCAGTGATTTCTTTCCCAAACATCTTGAGAAAATTAAAGAAGAGTTCAGCGTACTATCCGACGGGGAGAAAAAGACACTGGCTGAATTGTGCAAAAAATTGGGTGTACGCGACAAAGAGCAGAATGATGAATAA
- a CDS encoding DNA internalization-related competence protein ComEC/Rec2, which translates to MGRDQTSTYRFPFASYPAVRIALFLSCGILAGRVTSIHYADAAILFFGLCAVWLFIEFILFRYSPAGSVLAAVPLYFLCIFAAGTLLYSFQEEKKERSSEAEGILSLYEGEEVRVTARVVEMSTRSNGRTILVLKVSKTHFAGSLAWQQPYRARVYSDQQMNLSVGDVAELSVRVYSFPEKRNPHEFDYGGWLRQERISMHGEVKSVNQLESYRPGGWLQLRNRVTENVERQFSKSHIPLAKALFLGMKQDLDPGIKSQFSRSGLSHIMAVSGLHVGFIVAPFWILVPFFWGSRFGKISGLLILTCLLTGYAGLTGFTASVCRASLMAWLLTFAKLFHKMRNSVNLTAGAAIILLLADPGELFNPGFQLSFSAVFVILLVMPEVLRCLPSGIRFGRVAPLVSIITISIVVQLGLYPILVSYFGEFSIAGPLANALVIPVLSITVPLGLLISVTGFFDTGDIAAAVRTVEYLLDWIQWVASAIGQQDVSYIRAGLPSRFLFAVWTAIVLLVASARIPFLKWKMFVLLLVCISLTYIDLNLKKPGYHTMDITFLDVGQADAAHIKTPDNRHLLIDTGRWSPGSNSGDRILVPYFSQMGIQKLDAVILTHPHADHIGGISALIDAFEIGIIYQSDYEYDSDLYREYMRKAHEKDIRVATPFGGERLELDPYIKLFVVGPQRNDGYFSNANNRSLAVKLVYGQTSVLFTGDAEKEQEAQMVSIYGDFLDADLYQAGHHGSNTSSSTGLLQHVQPEHTVVSLAFENRFSHPGNETVERIYSIPNTQISYTSLEGAVTYSTDGETFKKMKW; encoded by the coding sequence ATGGGAAGAGATCAAACTTCTACATACCGCTTTCCTTTCGCATCATATCCGGCTGTTAGAATAGCCCTGTTTCTATCTTGCGGCATACTGGCCGGCCGGGTTACCTCCATTCATTACGCAGATGCAGCTATTCTCTTTTTCGGATTATGTGCTGTCTGGCTGTTTATTGAGTTTATTCTATTCAGGTACAGTCCTGCAGGTTCTGTTCTAGCGGCAGTGCCCCTTTACTTTTTATGCATCTTTGCCGCTGGTACTCTTCTCTATTCATTTCAGGAAGAGAAAAAAGAGAGATCAAGTGAAGCAGAAGGCATACTGTCTCTCTATGAAGGAGAAGAAGTAAGAGTGACGGCCAGGGTAGTCGAGATGAGTACACGAAGCAATGGCAGAACTATCCTGGTTTTAAAAGTTTCAAAAACCCATTTCGCCGGATCTCTCGCATGGCAGCAACCCTACAGGGCAAGAGTGTATTCGGATCAGCAGATGAACCTATCGGTCGGTGACGTCGCAGAGCTGTCTGTTCGCGTGTATTCTTTTCCGGAAAAACGCAATCCTCATGAATTTGATTACGGTGGTTGGCTCAGACAGGAGCGCATCTCCATGCACGGAGAGGTAAAATCGGTTAATCAACTTGAATCGTACAGACCGGGCGGTTGGCTTCAATTGAGAAACCGTGTGACTGAAAACGTTGAGCGTCAATTCAGCAAATCTCATATTCCTTTGGCAAAAGCGCTGTTTCTGGGGATGAAACAGGACCTGGACCCCGGTATTAAATCACAATTTTCGCGCTCCGGCCTTTCGCATATCATGGCTGTTTCGGGTCTTCATGTTGGCTTTATTGTTGCCCCGTTCTGGATTCTGGTACCGTTTTTCTGGGGCAGCAGATTTGGGAAAATTTCGGGACTGTTGATTCTTACCTGCCTGTTGACAGGATACGCGGGTCTTACGGGATTTACCGCTTCTGTTTGCCGTGCCTCTTTGATGGCCTGGCTTCTGACTTTCGCAAAGCTGTTTCACAAAATGCGAAATTCCGTGAACCTTACGGCAGGCGCCGCAATTATTCTGTTGTTAGCAGACCCCGGAGAGCTGTTTAATCCGGGTTTTCAGCTTTCATTTTCAGCGGTTTTTGTAATTCTGCTTGTGATGCCGGAAGTGTTGAGGTGTCTGCCATCAGGAATTCGTTTTGGGAGGGTGGCTCCGCTGGTTTCGATTATTACCATTTCAATTGTGGTTCAGCTGGGCCTCTATCCCATATTGGTTAGCTACTTCGGCGAGTTTTCCATTGCAGGCCCCCTTGCCAATGCACTAGTAATACCCGTTCTGTCGATAACCGTTCCTCTTGGCCTGCTCATATCCGTTACCGGTTTTTTTGATACAGGCGATATTGCAGCCGCTGTCCGGACAGTAGAATATTTACTGGACTGGATTCAGTGGGTAGCGTCTGCAATCGGACAGCAGGATGTAAGCTATATCAGGGCAGGATTACCGTCCCGGTTTCTTTTTGCCGTGTGGACTGCAATTGTGCTTTTGGTGGCATCGGCCAGAATACCGTTTTTAAAGTGGAAAATGTTTGTTCTGCTGCTGGTATGCATCAGCCTGACCTACATCGACCTGAATCTTAAAAAGCCGGGTTATCATACAATGGATATTACCTTTCTGGATGTGGGTCAGGCTGACGCGGCTCATATTAAAACTCCGGACAATCGGCATTTGCTGATCGATACGGGCCGTTGGAGTCCCGGCTCAAACAGCGGAGATCGCATTTTAGTGCCGTATTTCAGCCAAATGGGAATACAAAAACTGGACGCGGTTATTCTGACGCACCCGCATGCAGACCATATCGGGGGCATTTCGGCACTTATTGATGCATTTGAGATTGGGATTATATATCAGAGTGACTATGAGTACGATTCAGACCTTTATCGGGAGTATATGCGCAAAGCGCATGAAAAAGATATCCGGGTTGCTACGCCTTTTGGAGGTGAAAGGCTGGAGCTGGATCCGTATATAAAACTTTTTGTGGTTGGACCGCAAAGAAACGATGGGTACTTCTCAAACGCAAATAATCGCTCGCTGGCAGTGAAGCTGGTGTACGGACAGACCTCCGTGCTTTTTACAGGAGACGCCGAGAAAGAGCAGGAAGCGCAGATGGTATCCATATACGGTGATTTTTTGGATGCTGACCTATACCAGGCGGGACATCACGGCAGCAATACAAGCTCGTCAACCGGGTTGCTTCAACATGTTCAACCTGAACATACCGTTGTTTCGCTGGCTTTTGAAAACCGTTTCAGTCATCCCGGCAATGAAACCGTTGAGCGGATTTACAGTATACCAAACACCCAGATAAGCTACACAAGCCTGGAGGGTGCTGTCACGTATTCAACAGATGGCGAGACATTCAAAAAAATGAAATGGTAA
- the tyrS gene encoding tyrosine--tRNA ligase — protein MSSFLSVKEQLSVIKRGTVEIVPEQELIEKLKTSRKENRPLRIKLGCDPTRPDLHLGHSVILRKLRQFQDLGHHVILIIGDFTALIGDPTGQNKTRPSLTEEEIRENAKTYLDQAGKILERDKTEIIYNSDWLRPMRFEDVIRLCSKLTVARMIERDDFSKRFNNNESISLHEFLYPLAQGQDSVHLKSDVELGGTDQKFNLLVGRDLQRDAGQEPQVCLMMPLLVGTDGSMKMSKSYDNYIGIDEPANDMYGKALSIPDDLIYPYFELVTDVDQENLEDVRQKAETDPRNTKHELAFTLTRMYHGEEKAIEARKHFEKTVINKDIPDDAPVLEFEGGTSHRLMDIISDAGLTSSNGETKRMMKQGGVSIDDRKIKDPNFEITFKKGDELGLKVGKRKFAKLVS, from the coding sequence ATGAGCAGCTTTCTATCTGTTAAGGAACAATTAAGCGTAATCAAAAGAGGAACGGTTGAAATTGTTCCGGAACAGGAACTGATTGAAAAACTAAAGACTTCACGAAAGGAAAATCGTCCTCTCAGAATAAAACTGGGCTGTGACCCTACCCGTCCGGACCTTCACCTGGGTCATTCCGTCATTTTGAGAAAACTGAGGCAGTTTCAGGACCTGGGTCACCATGTCATTTTGATAATCGGCGACTTTACAGCGTTGATAGGAGATCCTACAGGCCAGAATAAGACACGCCCCTCGCTTACTGAAGAGGAAATCCGCGAAAACGCTAAAACCTACCTTGACCAAGCGGGTAAGATACTTGAAAGGGATAAGACAGAGATTATCTATAATTCGGACTGGTTACGCCCCATGAGGTTTGAGGATGTGATTCGCCTATGCTCCAAACTTACGGTAGCCAGAATGATCGAAAGGGATGATTTTTCAAAGCGCTTCAACAACAACGAGTCCATTTCTCTTCACGAATTTCTATACCCGCTAGCCCAGGGACAGGATTCGGTTCACCTGAAATCGGACGTGGAGCTGGGGGGCACCGATCAGAAGTTTAATTTGCTGGTTGGCAGAGATCTGCAGAGGGATGCCGGACAGGAACCTCAGGTTTGTCTGATGATGCCACTGCTTGTGGGCACAGACGGGTCGATGAAAATGAGTAAATCGTACGATAACTATATCGGAATAGACGAACCGGCAAATGACATGTACGGGAAAGCGCTATCCATACCCGACGATTTGATTTATCCATACTTTGAACTGGTAACGGATGTGGACCAGGAGAATCTGGAAGACGTCAGACAAAAAGCGGAAACCGATCCCAGAAATACCAAGCATGAACTGGCCTTCACGCTTACCCGGATGTATCATGGGGAAGAGAAAGCGATTGAAGCCAGAAAGCATTTTGAAAAAACGGTTATTAATAAAGACATTCCGGATGATGCACCTGTGCTTGAGTTCGAGGGGGGAACGTCACACCGTTTGATGGATATTATTTCAGATGCCGGTCTCACCTCAAGCAATGGTGAAACAAAGCGCATGATGAAACAGGGCGGCGTAAGTATTGACGACCGTAAGATTAAAGATCCGAATTTCGAAATTACATTTAAAAAAGGAGATGAACTTGGCCTGAAAGTAGGTAAAAGAAAGTTCGCAAAGCTGGTTTCCTGA